DNA from Algisphaera agarilytica:
CCGAAGAGGGCGGCGAAACGGGCTTCCAATTCGGCCAGTTCCTGGGCTTCGCGTTCGCGGGTTTCGGGGGTGGTGAGACCCGGGCGGTATTGCGTAGCCAAGCGTTCGACGCGCTGGTGGGCGGCGTGCACCTTGTCTTCGGAGAGCCGGCCCGACTGCACGGCGGCGACGATCGCGTCGACGGCGCGCACCACGAGGTCGGGGTGGTGACACACCAGCATGAGATCGACACCCGCGTCCACGGCCCGCACCGCGGTGTCCTCGATCGGGGCGTGGTCGGCGATGGCTTTCATCTCCAGGTCGTCGCTGATGACCACGCCATCGAAGCCCATCGCTGTCCGGAGCAACCCCTGGATGACCTCGGAGCTGAGCGTGGCGGGGGTGTTGTCCTCGGGCGAAGGGTTGAGGGACTCGAAGACAATGTGGGCGGTCATGATCGAGGCGATGCCGTGGTCGATGGCGTGCTGGAAGGGGGGGATCTCCATGATGTCGAGGCGTTTACCGCCGTGGGGCAGGCGGGGGAGGGTGAGGTGGCTGTCCTGGCGGGTGTCGCCGTGGCCGGGGAAGTGCTTGCCGCAGGCGGCGACGCCGACGGATTGCATGCCTTGGGCGAGTGCGGTGCCGCACTCGGCCACGCGCTGCGGGTCGGCGCTGAACGCGCGGTCACCGATGACGGGGTTGTCGGGGTTGGTGTCGACGTCGAGGACGGGTGCGAAGTTGAGGTGGATGCCCAGCGCCTTGAGTTGCAGCCCGAGGAGTCGGCCCAAGTCGTGGAGCTGTTCGGGGGTGGCGGTGCGGCCGAGGGTCGCCATGGGGGGCGAGACGAAGAACCCGTCGCGGAGTCGGGCGACGCGTCCGCCTTCCTGATCGATGGCGATGAGGGCGTGGGGGCCGTGGGCGTCGTGGATCGCGGAGCAGAGCTCGGCGGTTTGATCCGGGGTCTGGATGTTTTTGGCGAATAGCACGACCCCGCGTAGGCCGGCTTCGAGCATCTGACGCACCTGCGGCGAGAGCGTGTGGCCGTCCCAACCCGCCAGAAACAGCCCGCGCACCACGCGCTCCAGCGACGGCGGGTCGGGTGTATGGGGCGGGGCTGGCGTGTTCATGGAATGGCCGGTTCGGGGTTTGAAGGGATGCAGCGAGCAGAGATTAACACCCGTCCCAAATCATAAGTTGAACACCGGTGTTCCAACGCAAAGGTCCGCAGGGGTTATCAATCAAATCGGTCGAGAACGGACGTAAACCGCTTGGATATAGGGGATTACCGGATATTTATCCCGTGTGCCGAGCTTTGCCCATCCCTTGGAGGGCGTGTAACCCGCATATTTCGAACGGTTTAGCTAATGCACCCGTTTCGCCTCAAACCCGTGGTCTTTCCAGCATTCCCATTAAGCACGACCGTTGCATGCCCGATCCACTTGCATGAGAGAGGGGGCAGTTCAGCCGACCCAGTTGTTATTCCAAGGACCTGCTCATGCATAGTTGCATTAAGAAGTTGCCCCAACGCTCAAGCGGTGCCGTGATGTGCCTGCTTGCCGCCCTGTTGATGGTGTTCGCCACACCGGCGGCCGGTAATGTCACCATCGAAGGCGTGACCAAAGGCCAAGTCGTCACCGGCGAGATCGAGGTCTCCGCCACAAGCTCGGCCAGTCGCCTGGTCGATCTGATCCTGATCCTCACCGGCCCCGAGGGCACGGAGTTGATCAGCCGCAGCACCACCCCCCGAGTCCACCTCGTGGCCGACCCCGCCAACCCCATGAAGGGCATGGCGTGGGACTCGACCCAAGCCGCTTCCGGCAAGTACACCCTGGTGGCCTACAGCACCTCCCGCCAACGCACCGGCCGCAAGGTCGAGTCGACGTTTGTGAACTTCACCGTCGACAACCCCGCGCCGCAGCCCGTGGCGACGCCCGCGGTTGACGAGCCCGTTGTCGAAGAACCCGTCGTTGAGACCCCCGTGGTCGAAGAGCGGCAAGCACCTGTCGCGCAGCTGCCCACGGGTGACGAAGCCGCCGGGAACGGCCAGGCTGATGAACCCGAAGTGACCGAGACCGAAACGCCGGAGCTCGTTGAAGCGGTCAAGCCGGTGGTGCCTCAGGTGCTGCCTTCGCCCACCGTGCCTCAAGACGAGGTCGTGGAAGACGCGACCGTGGCGTTTGCCGCCGACACGCCCGCCGAGCGGGTGATCGGTGATACGGCTTCGGTGAAGATCGAAGTGGCCAACGCCGGCGCTAACGCCGACGTGCTGTTCCTGGTCTGGGACCTGGGCAAGCAAGAAGTGGTCCCCGGGATCTCGGCGACGATGGACGTAGCCAACCCCGTGGTGCCCGCGAGCCTGCTGGACCGTCTGCCGGTTGGCAACATGGAGCTCCAGGCCCACTACCGCGAAGGCGGCAAGATCGTGATGTCCGCCAAGCAGGCGATGCTGAACACCGAGCCGGTGAAAGTGGACATCCCCTCCGGCCCCAGCGCGATGCCGACGGTCCGCTTCTCCGACAACCTGCCTACGACTTACACCCGTGGCTCGGGCCAGGGCCTGAGCTTCGAGGTCGCCAGCGCGATGCCCGCCAAGGGTGACGTGCTGGCCATCGCCTGGTCGATCGACGAGGGCCGTCTGGTCCCCGGCTTCGCCCAGGTGTACACCCAGGGCCCGTGGACGATCACCTCGGACCTGCTCGACCTGCTGCCCGATGGCGTGGTCGAGGTTCAGCTGCGTCCGCGTTACGACGGCAAGATCATCGGCAAGGTGGTCCATTCGATCACCGTGAAGAACACCGTCGTGGCCGAGATCCCCAAGCAAGACGACCCCACCGACAACGGTGGTGAAACCGGCGCAGAAACGCCCGGCGACGAAACCCAGGCCGACACCGGCGAGGAAATCACCGCCGAGGTCCCGGTTATCGATGCGACCCCCGAACCCGAAGCGCCCAGCGTCCCCAGCGACGCCGGCCCGGTGGAAGTGGCCTTCTCGGCCGACACCCCGTCGCGCTACACCCAGGGCTCGGGCGATTCGATCGCACTGGACCTGCAGGGCAGCCTGCCCGCCGGCGGCGACGTGCTCATGCTCATGTGGCACAAAGACCGCAGCGAGATGGTCACCGACTTCGCCCACGAACTGAGCGGCAGCAGCCTCCAGGTCAGCAACTCCAAGCTCGACGCGGCCCCCGCGGGCAACGTGGAACTGCAGGCGCTTCTGCGTGTGCCCGGCGAAGCGCTGGTCATCAGGAAGCGCTCGATCTATCTGGTCGACCCCAACGCCCCCGAAGAGGAGCAGGTGCCCGAAGACACCGGCAACGACTACGGTGACCTCAACCTCACCTCCGCCGGCTTCACCCAGTTCACCAAGAGCGCCGACACCCGCGTGATCTACGTCGCGGCCAACGGCAACGACAACAACGACGGCCTCTCGCCCGCCACCCCGATGCGGACCGGACGCGAGGCGTACAAGAAGCTGCGTCACGGCAAGCCCGACTGGCTGCTGTTCAAGGCCGGCGACACCTTCCGCGGCAACCTCGGCACGATCTCCAAGTCGGGCCGCAGCGCCAACGAACCCATGCTCATCGGTGCCTACGGCGACGGGCCCCGCCCCGTGATGCTCTCGCCCAACGGCACCTGGGCCGAGAAGTTCTTCCAGACCAACGGCGACTACGTCTCGTTCGTCGGCCTGCACATCATCGCGGAGAACCGGGACTACACCCGCTCGGGCTTCAACGCCAGCGCGATGACCCAGCAAATCTGGAACGCTCAGGCGATCACCTTCCTGGGCGACTCCAAGGGTCTTCTGATCGAAGACTGCATCATGGAGTACTTCAAGTTCGCCATCGTCGTGCAGTCCAACAAGGACAACGGCTACGCCCGTGACGCGAAGATCCGCCGCAACGCGATCCTCAACAGCTACGGCCACTGGAACAAGGCCGTTGCCGGTCACAGCTCGGGCATCTTCGGTGCCTACCTCGACGGTTTGCTGATCGAAGAAAACGTGCTGGACCACAACGGCTGGACCACCCGCGTCAGCGGTGCCGGCAAGACCAAGTTCAACCACAACATCTACGTGCAGGACAACTGCACCGGCAACTCGCTGGTCCGCGGCAACATCATCACCAACGGCTCGGCCCACGGCATGCAGCTCCGCTCCGGCGGCGACGTGATCGACAACCTGTTCGTCGGCAACCCGCTGGCGTTCTTCGTCGGCCGCTACGAGTCGGACGTGCTCAGCAACGTCGTGCTCAAGTCCCAGGACCTGGGCCCCGGCGAAGACGTGCGTGGCCACGGCATCGAGATCCTGCCCTGCCTCAACGCACGGGTCCAGGGCAACATCGTCAGCCAGAA
Protein-coding regions in this window:
- a CDS encoding right-handed parallel beta-helix repeat-containing protein, giving the protein MPQRSSGAVMCLLAALLMVFATPAAGNVTIEGVTKGQVVTGEIEVSATSSASRLVDLILILTGPEGTELISRSTTPRVHLVADPANPMKGMAWDSTQAASGKYTLVAYSTSRQRTGRKVESTFVNFTVDNPAPQPVATPAVDEPVVEEPVVETPVVEERQAPVAQLPTGDEAAGNGQADEPEVTETETPELVEAVKPVVPQVLPSPTVPQDEVVEDATVAFAADTPAERVIGDTASVKIEVANAGANADVLFLVWDLGKQEVVPGISATMDVANPVVPASLLDRLPVGNMELQAHYREGGKIVMSAKQAMLNTEPVKVDIPSGPSAMPTVRFSDNLPTTYTRGSGQGLSFEVASAMPAKGDVLAIAWSIDEGRLVPGFAQVYTQGPWTITSDLLDLLPDGVVEVQLRPRYDGKIIGKVVHSITVKNTVVAEIPKQDDPTDNGGETGAETPGDETQADTGEEITAEVPVIDATPEPEAPSVPSDAGPVEVAFSADTPSRYTQGSGDSIALDLQGSLPAGGDVLMLMWHKDRSEMVTDFAHELSGSSLQVSNSKLDAAPAGNVELQALLRVPGEALVIRKRSIYLVDPNAPEEEQVPEDTGNDYGDLNLTSAGFTQFTKSADTRVIYVAANGNDNNDGLSPATPMRTGREAYKKLRHGKPDWLLFKAGDTFRGNLGTISKSGRSANEPMLIGAYGDGPRPVMLSPNGTWAEKFFQTNGDYVSFVGLHIIAENRDYTRSGFNASAMTQQIWNAQAITFLGDSKGLLIEDCIMEYFKFAIVVQSNKDNGYARDAKIRRNAILNSYGHWNKAVAGHSSGIFGAYLDGLLIEENVLDHNGWTTRVSGAGKTKFNHNIYVQDNCTGNSLVRGNIITNGSAHGMQLRSGGDVIDNLFVGNPLAFFVGRYESDVLSNVVLKSQDLGPGEDVRGHGIEILPCLNARVQGNIVSQKQGSADFAYAIGFNYEPKYVDFLNGRPFKASLTDNKIYKWPRSQGRDSAIKFGTQPQMTANARNALDKASGGASDPPWIDPERDVESYMKSIGKSASLDALVQAAAFRPRGQWAKEFSANAVNTYIRRGFDVQPFD
- the nagZ gene encoding beta-N-acetylhexosaminidase; this translates as MNTPAPPHTPDPPSLERVVRGLFLAGWDGHTLSPQVRQMLEAGLRGVVLFAKNIQTPDQTAELCSAIHDAHGPHALIAIDQEGGRVARLRDGFFVSPPMATLGRTATPEQLHDLGRLLGLQLKALGIHLNFAPVLDVDTNPDNPVIGDRAFSADPQRVAECGTALAQGMQSVGVAACGKHFPGHGDTRQDSHLTLPRLPHGGKRLDIMEIPPFQHAIDHGIASIMTAHIVFESLNPSPEDNTPATLSSEVIQGLLRTAMGFDGVVISDDLEMKAIADHAPIEDTAVRAVDAGVDLMLVCHHPDLVVRAVDAIVAAVQSGRLSEDKVHAAHQRVERLATQYRPGLTTPETREREAQELAELEARFAALFGSDPAATNDPTDALGA